The nucleotide window TTATCTAACCAAAGCCACCCTATTCACGCCTTGCAGCATATTCTGATGCTGACTAGGTTGGTCGTTCTAATCATCATCACTCGACCTCTggctattgattttttttttttagccttCATGTCTAGTTATTCTGACGACACACTCCCTCCATTTTGTATTTGGGTCAATATTCTTTGAAGGTGCCAAAACCGATTCTAAGAAGATTAAGACAGTGATTGAGTGGCTCATTCCTACATTCGTAAAAGCTTTGGAAGGATTTCATTGTCTAACAGGCTACTATTGGTAGTACGTGGATATCAATATTCTTGCTTTCCATTAcacatttattgaaaaagatgGCTTCCCTTAGTCGGAGGAGGCTACCAACACATTCTCAAAACTAAAAGAGGCTATGACTGCAACCTAAGAACTGTCCTTGCCCATGTGTTATTTAACCATTTGAAGTGTGGAGACTCATGCTTCCGGCACAGGTATAGAAGCCCCTGCTTCTACAAGCTTTACAAGAAAGTCATCTAGTCGCTTTCCTTCACTGGAAGCTGAAGGAAAGGATGTAAGCTCACTCTACCTATGAAAAGAACTAGCTTTGATGACTTAAATTCAAAAGTGACAGCCATAGTTACTTGGGAGGAAATTCATCATCCGAATAAGTCGCCATCCTTTGTAATACATTTTGGAGTAAAAGATAGCTACACTAGTACAACACAAATGGCCATTTAAACTTCCTAGATATGTCTATGAAATAGTCTATATAAAAAGCTCGGGAATTCAACTGCAAATGCCTTCTCATTAACTCATACTAACTATATCATCCCTTGTTTTTGTTCCTTTTCATAATGACATTGCTAGGGATTATGAACAAAATCCACATATACTAGGGATAAGACAACTGTTAAATATCAATCTATATACTAAGGAGAACTATACTAGTTGGCCATCCTTTAATTATGATAAGGAGCGGACACTGTTAAGAGCTACCTTGCCTCAATGTAAGCGCATTATTCGCCACATTCATTGTGGTCCTATAGTAGGTGAATACTTCAAGCAAATCCCACTGAGTTTTTATTGGCTAAGAATGTGGAGGGACACGACATACTATTACCGAGTGTACTGAAATATGAGGCCACTAAACTGGCCGACCTACTTCAACGCCTTCCaattccaaatcaagtccaagagaaTATTGCTATGGATTTCACCAAGATGCTACCCGAAAGCAGAAGAAACACAACTATCTCGGTGGTAGTGGTTCGGCTAACTAAATATGCTCACTTCATTGCTCTCAGGCATCCTTACACTGCAAAACAAGAAGTTATGCTTACATAAAAACCATTGTTAAGTTCCATGACATGCCTGAATCCATTGTATGCAATAAAGATAgattatttctctctttttttatttggcaGGAATTCTTTTCTCTACAAAGCACCAAGCTCCCTATGTAGGCAGTGATTCACAAACTGATGCCCAAACAGAGGTCTTGAATTAAAGCCTGAAAACCTATCTTATATGCTATGTAGGTGAAGAACTAAAATCATGAATGAAATTTTCAACTTTGGCGGCATGGTTTTATAATATGTCTTACCACTCCATCATCCAGAATGACACAATTTGAAGCATTATATGGCCGGTCACTGCCTACCATATCTTCCTACATTTGGGGGATGCTGATATGAATTGGCATACTAAAAGACTTTTAAAGCACTACATATCCGTTACACAAAATTGCATGATGAGTTTGGGCAGAATATGCTTTTCACTCCAAGTTGTCCCCTACTTTTTATGGTCCTTTAGAGGTGATCGCAAAGATGGGCACTGCAGCTTATAGATTGAAGATTTCCCCTAGAGCCGATGTTCatgatgtttttcatgtttccaaACAAATGGTTTTTCAAAGTAAACTCTTCCAACTTCTACTGTCtcctaaattaattaaagatcaGCCACATATTCCCATGGAAGTGCAGGATCACCGGCATTGCTGCCAAGTGCATGGTTGTATTCACAAAAAGTTCTTGTTCATTGGAGTTATGGCACAAATGCAAAAACTTGGGAAGACCGTAATGGTCTCGATCTTTGTTTTCCTGAGATTGCATCTCGGATATAAGGTGCCTCCATGGGGCGATAAGTTGCTGCAGCAATAAAATCTTTAACTAGGAATTACCCAGAAACAACAACTCACCAACAAATTAATGGCCAACGCAACAGCAAATCCCTAATAAATTCAAGTTGAGATAAGATGCAGAAAAACTAAATAAGCCTAGCCGGCCACCATCAAAGGGATTTAATTTCTTCTATTGTTTCCCTTAGTTCTTCTAAATTTTCAAGATTAACAATGTTCCTAGTGGAGGTCCTGCTCATCCTTGGAGTTGAGAAACTCTTGGTAGGGGCGCATAAATCCTAATAGTTTGATATAACTTCTGAAGTTCAATAACTGGATTCTCATGTGTCAGCTACCATATGAAAATCCTTACATGACAAgaatcatttaaatttaaataactaattgtAATATAAGTTTCtctttggggaaaaaaaaatatgtaaaaaccTACCTTGATTAGATTAGGTTTAAGCGCAATTCTTTATGGCcaaaatggaaataaagcatCCAACGATCAGAGACGCAATCAATCAAGATAATAAGCAAGAAAAGTACCTCTGGAAAATTTTCATAAGCCAATGAACTTGAATGTCCCAAGCGGAACCACAGCTCCTCCGCCATATGAGGTGCATAAGGAGAAAGCAACAAAATAAACGCTTCCATAATTGGTTTCGGATGATTATCCCACTAAAAGCATatggaaaacaaaaagttaaatcaAATGCCTTcatcaacattttaaaaaatccaaTCAAGAGCTTGCATAAGAAATTGTTATGAAGAACTAAATTGAATGGTAATAAACAAACAGAAATAGTTATATTATAGATTCTATTCTACACACAATAATAAATCTGTGGCATATCAAACTGAGACAAGAAGTATGTCCAAGCAGataaaaggaaaattttcatGGACGAGGTCCGTTTCCTGATATTCAACTAAGCTTTCTATAGTCAAGAAACCGAGTAACAAGCTTAGAGGTACCTTGTATGCAGCATTGATAAATTCCATCATGGCAGAGATTCCTGTGTTGAATCTTgtttcttgaatttcttctgAAACCTTCAGACGAATAGATTGACAAGAAAAGATGCATGTGCAccaaacataagaaaaaaaatatcagcTAGGAGATGAATTAAAAAGATTGCAAAAAGGGAGTTGGAATTTGATATGACCAACAAGGAAGATTTTAAGCATAAAAACTGAAGATACAAAGCaaccacaaaaaaatataaatggcATGTTATACAAAGAAACACAGAAAATTCTACATCAGTACTTTTACTGTTAGATGGCTGTCAGTACGCCACAGCAAGAAATAAATCTTTGCTTGATGTTGTGAGTCTAAAGATCAAGGGTGTTCATTGGAATGGTAGAACTGGCAAGTGATAACTTAATTTCACCTCTAAGAAAAGTCTAAATGATTATATAGGAAAATTTTTTCTGTTTCAGCTTGTCCATTAAAGTCTTAAATTTCACCTAATTTTTTGAAATGCAAAATCTAAAAGTAATCTAACCTTGTCAATGCACTTATGAAGAGCACGGAGTTGTTCCAAAGTGGGTTTATCATCAGTGACAACCGTCCCTTTCCTATAAGAACCATCAGGTAAGGGTGCTCCAACAACAAGCCTCCAAATCCTCGCTAAGAATCTATGTACACCTTCAATTCCACCAGTACTCCATGCTTTTGAATCCCTGGAAAGATGgtaaaaaatgagatttctgaACAACATTTTCTGGACGATGAACAATGCAGGGTAGAACAAAGAAACTACCTCAATGGTCCCATGAACATCTCATACAAACGAAGAGAATCTGCACCATATtcagaaacaacatcatccggATTAATTACATTCCCTCTACTTTTACTCATTTTGTAGGATCGGGAAATCAAACGAATGCTCGGATCATCTTTCAAGACATAAAAATCTCCAGCTTTTGTAACCTGCACAATAATTTGCATAAATCAGTCTATTAGCAAATTCCGCATAAGATTGTGAAAAATGAGAAAGTTCAGATCTATATAACTCTGAAATTTCTTCATTTCAACAAGAAAATAGTAATCTGATGGCAAACCTTTTCTACAGGTATTCTCTCTAGAGCATACTCGCCCACATCAGAAACAGAATCAGCAGACAATAATCTCCCTTCTGCATCTCTGTATGCCACATATTCGACCTGTTCCTTTGAGCcattagaaattaaaacaagaatggGTACTATGGCCAAGCATATTTATTTACCTCTCCAAGTATCAATCCTTGATTTATAAGACATTGGAAAGGTTCAATCGTTGAGACAACACCTATGTCATAAAGGACCTGAAGATTGACACCTTTTACGGTAATTTCTTGAGAAACACAGAGAAACTCAACAGCATAAAATATACTTGAACAACTAGTGGTTTTCTAGTTTTATGGCAGCAACAATGTATAGTTAAAGGTCATGGAACCGAAAGGATTCCAATGTCTGtaaataataagataattttaaatatggATGGCAAGATAATGCAAGCCAAAGGAAAGTAATGAACAAGAACCATTCTAAGCCATAAATCCACACATGAAGAGAAAGATGACAACAGAACTACAAACAATTTAAACCAATTAACACCAATTATAAAGACTACTTTGGTCAAGTTTTCTGTTAACATTCAGAGTTGAGGAACACCTTGTGCCAAAACCTTGCATAAAGCAAATGCAGAACAGAATGTTCGGCTCCACCAACATAAATATCCACAGGGCTCCAGTATCTGTAGAAATTCAGTCCTGAAAGACTTAGctcataaatatttatcatatccTGTGCTAAAAATAAAGATGATAGTGCTATACACCTCTCTTTATCCTTGTTAACAATAGCAGTGGAATTCTTTGGATCCATAAATCTCAAATAGTACCTGTTTGTAAAATGAGGAggataaaaaattacatataattacatataaactGATATGATTGTCATTATAAAACTAAGTGCCTTCTTGCCATAGATAGTAGAATCAGTTACAGAACAgttcaataaaacaaacaattgcCTTAACATGCTAAAACCCTGCCAGCAGCAATGATTGAATAccaaaataaattcaatatgAAATTGTTACTAGTGTCCAAATCATATAGCTAAATATCTAAAATTCCTATCTTCAAAGTAGCATCTCATTCTGCATAGGACatctttaaaaacattttttctCATAAAATCAACTTTAGGCATTTGTAGCTCTAGTTTTAGATTTTTCACAAGTTTCAAGCCAATGACATCGATGGTCTCCAAggtaaaactgaaaaaaaacaaatactaagcattatttaaacaaaaaaaatcatagaacaAGAAGACAGCCTTCAAAAAAGGGAATGGTCAGAATTCccagaaaaaaaattctagatGACCCGGACATAATTCAATTAACATACCAGCAGGATCCAGCCCATTGTGGCATTGTATTTGTTTCCCGTCTGGCAGGTTTCCCGGAGATAGGATCAATAGTATTGACCTGTAAAATGATGCATCTTATAAGAGATCagatattttatttcaataaaaaataagaaccaTTGTAATAAGAAAAGTGAAACATAGAGTAAAAATTATATGGACTTTACAAACAACATTTTATTACCCTTTTTTTCattcacttaattaattattattctacTTACTTGATCATAAAAGATCAACGAAATGAGGCTTATCCAGGTCAGCTCCAGGGTTACAGGTTTTTAATACaagatagaagaaagaagatccAGCTGAAAGATTTTACACACTTAAGCATTAAATAACTATTCAGGCACTGGCATATTCTCTCATCATGTTTTATGAGAAGGATGCTTTACTAACACAAACATACACATGCAGACGCAATTGAACACAATATCAAATTTTCAAGTTAGCAAAAAAAGTAACAACCGAAAGCcaaaaaaaagcaaagtaaTTATTTAAGCTGATAGTATAATAAtgcttatttcttttgtttaacaTGCCCAAGTTGTTGCTTTTGCCAGTGGAGGTTCTCCTGTTCCAGTAGGAGTGAAGTCATCCAATTCAGGGAGAGTAAGCGGCAACTGACTTTCTGGAAGAGGAACAAGTTCACCGGTTTCATTTAGGAAAATCACTGGAAAGGGTTCTCCCCAATAGCGTTGACGAGCAAACAGCCAATCCCTCAGCTTGTAATTAACCTATAGAAGTCTAATGGTTTCAGTGAAGAAGCAATATACTATGTATAAAGTTGTAAACCAACAACGAATAGCAGATATACCAAGAATAATCAAGAGAGCACCTTTTTACTCCCATGACCAGTTCTTTCAAGCCAATCTATGACTTCCATGGCAGCTTCTTTGCATGTCAGGCCATTGATATTTAGCCCAGAAGACATATTTGAGGAATTTATGACAAACCCATCATCTACATAAGGTCCATCAAGATTAGAACTAGTGCCTGccggctccacaaccctaattATTGGAATGTCATACTTTACAGCAAACTCATAATCACGAGAATCGTGTGCAGGTACAGCCATAATTGCTCCAGTACCATAACTGCATATCAAGTAATATGGCGTATTGCAGTAGTTAGGGAGACATGAGCTGGTAATATTGTATAACGACAAGCCCAATCAAATAAAGGTCATTGTAAATTCCATAAGAGAAGCATGAATTTTTCTGTTCATTGATTAGCACACAATGTGACAAATAGATCTTGCTAATTATTACAGATAAGAAAGTGACATGATTTAATCAGACAGCCCGAATCAGTAACCAGTATGAATTTGGGCGTCAGCATACTAGAAATAAAATCTGAACCAATCAGCAAATAAGAATCTGACAAACACAATGGTAGTTACCCAGCTATACAAAAATAGTCGTATCATCAAAATGCTTGTTTCAGAACATAAAGCGTTTTATAGCAAAAGCAAACATTTGCTAGTAAAATCAGAAAAACAATTGTATCATCAAAATGCTTGTTTCAGAACATAAAGCGTTTTATAGCAAAAGCAAACATTTGCTAGTAAAATCAGAAAAACAACAGAAGATTAGAtcaaaaatcaaagcattaatAGTAAATCCAAACAAACCTTCCTAAGACATAATCAGCTATCCATATTGGAATTGATTCTCCAGTGGCAGGATTCTTGGCATAAGAACCACTAAACACTCCAGTTTTTTCCTTCTGAAGATCAGTTCTTTCAAGTTCACTTTTTCTTGCTGCAAGTTCTTTGTATTCCTCCACCTGCATTATGAAATGATACACTAAGTTTTTTAGTATTAAAAAGCTGGTTCAATCAAAATGGAACTTATGAATTTACCTGTTTTTCTTGTTCCTTGGGCACCAGTGATGCTAGCGAGATATGCTCAGGAGCAACCACAAGATATCTGCCAGGGAAGAGGCATACCACAGTTACCAaccaattaaattttgaaaattcagTAACATTCATTGTGcgtgggaaaaagaaaaagaaaaaggagatcaTACGTTGCACCAAATATGGTATCTGGTCTTGTCGTATAAACAGAAAGCTTTATTCCCCGCTCCTGTCCATCAGAACCAATTACATGAAACTCTAGCTCAGCACCTTCAGATCGTCCTATCCAATTCCGCTGCATTTCTTTAATACTTTCTGGCCAGTCAAGATCATCCAAATCTTCAAGAAGGCGTTCAGAATAAGAAGTAATCTTCAGCATCCACTGACGCATAGGCTGTTTGATAAAACATTTAGCCCTATAAAATATGATATCTATAAACAAATCATTAAGCTAATGTTGGTCAAGAACATACATGTAACAGATGTCAAAATCATCCTTGCTACAAAATAAACATGTTCACTAAATCCTTTCCTTACCTTTCTTATTACAGGGAAACCACCACGCTCACTAACCCCATCCACAATCTCTTCATTTGCCAAAACAGTGCCAAGAGCAGGGCACCAATTGACAGGTACTTCAGCCTATCTATAGAGAAAGGGACAATTAAGAGTGGTGGAATTAACGTACCAAGAAAGAATAACCAATTCAAATGACAATAGCACCTAAAAGTTGTGAGTAAACAGCATAATCCAAGAATAGATAAGGAAAAACCTAAAATATATTGACTGGTGTGCAAAAAGAAGAAGGCTAATGTGCAAGACCTGGTACGCAAGTCCTCTCTTTAACAGTTGCAGAAATATCCATTGTGTCCATTTATAGTACTCTGGATCAGTGGTAGAAATTTCACGGTCCCAATCATAAGCGAAGCCTAATAACTTCAGCTGTatgaagaacaataaatatacaaaaagataCAAACTGTATGAACATATGTGTGGGGAAAAATGGTCAGTCAACACATTTCCATGAGGCAGCTATAGACTAAACAAATTATTAGACCATAAAAAGCTGTAATATAGTCTTATAAAGGTCTTCATGGATAAGGAGATCAGCTTCAGAGTACCTGTGACCTGAACCTGTCAATATTTCGTATTGTCGTGACCTTTGGGTGGGTTCCTGTCTGTGAATGAGAAATTAAATCAGCAAGGGAAAAAAACCATTAGGATATAAAACAAAAGTTTTAAGCAGACCTCAATAGCATACTGTTCAGCAGGAAGACCAAATGCATCCCATCCCATTGGATGAAGAACATTAAAACCTTTCATGCGTTTGAATCGTGATAGAATATCAGTGGCAGTATATCCAAGGGGATGCCCAACATGCAAGCCAGCACCACTGCATAATCAGTATATCTAATAAACAttttgatagaaaataaaacaacaaatagaATCAAATGGAACAATTAACTAATCCTAACATCATCCAATTACTGAAAGAAACAAGCTCAAGTTTCTAGTAAAGCCTAAGCATTGAATAAGAAAGCAATACAAAGAGTACCCAGCCGCAGATTCTCACAGATAGCACTGCAGAGAAGATTATACTGCTAGTTTTGGTCAGAAGGCACTTCCGTaacaaacaaaatcatactTTTAGTTCTCAAATCAGTCATCACCATCAACTAGGTGAAGAACCAGAATCAAGATGCACaagtaacacacacacacacacacacacacacacacacacacaaaacattACGTTTCCCATGTTTTTCAAACCAAAAACCAATCTTTATGATAAATTCAAGAAACTCATGGCCCTGGAGAGGTACCTAGGATATGGGAACATGTCGAGGATGTAGCACTTGGGTTTAGACATGTCAAGATCCTCATCGGGGGTTCGGAAAGTACGGTTCTCCTCCCAATACCTCTGCCACCGGGGTTCTATCTCATCAAAAGGGTACGCCCTCCTCTGCTGAAGCTGCTGTGGCTTTGCACTGCCGCCATTGCCCCCGCCACTGCAGCAGCGCACCCGGGAGAAGCGCCGGCATGGGAAACGGAGATCAAGGAGGAGAACGgcaggagaaggagttggagaagCATGGAGGAAACGCAGAGGAGGCTGAAAGCGTAGCTGATATTGGATTTCGAACATCTCGCCGAAGACGAGGAGGAAAGAGGGAAAGGAACCGTTGTGGTTTGGCTAAGGATATGGAAATCACTTGAATTTTTATAGTcataaaaatgagattttttttttcaataaaaaaaaataaaaatttaaacttgaaaaaaaaaaatgaaattaaccaaatttagaaacattttcaaatttccaataattatataaataattaatttgattctaatgatttggaatgattttggTTAACTTAGttggtttattattttcttgatatttatagatatttaattaattatgtaattaattatttttttaccatttAACACCCGATTCTCCCTATCTTGTTGAGCAGGCAAGTTCAAACCCCAACACACACAATGAAAACATATGTGTGTTGAGATATGTACACatccttataaaaaaaaaaacatatttaataatattaatatttaagaaCAATTCAATCTAtgacaacattaaaaaggtgaTTGTTTGGAAATAAATCATTATGCACTAGATTTTGGTGtagtttaatattttgtatctACACATGAGATTGTATTTTGAGGTAGAACATTCCACAAAtatgaaaatgttaaaaatataggatttggatttgcatGTCACCATATCTCCAACCAAATCATCCTAAAATACTTGATCAATGGGAAGAGTTGAACTATAAACTCTTTCTCTTGCCTTCTTTGcctgaaaaacaaaacaaaaagataaagatcaaaatcaaaaatggacttaatctaaaaaaaaaaaaacatgaagaaaaaaaaaatcaacatgaaGTTACTGTAACCTCTTTCTCCCAATCAGTGCATATAGTGATGGTTGAGTATGACACCAATTGCACAAACAAACCAGATATGATTCCAATCCAAAGACCCTGTTCACAAAGCAGTAGCATTTCAATTTTGAACATGAAAAGGTTCCAAAGGAATGAAATTTTCTTCACACCTTTCCACCAATTTTGAAGACAAAAGCTAACAAAATAGCAGAAGGAATGCCGAAAATGTAGTATGCTccaaggttcaccaaagcaCCGATGTTTTGCCAACCACATCCTCTCGCAGTTCCTGAACATTAGACTTCGTCGTTATCgctatatatgtgtatatatatatgtatgtatatatgtatatatcactCTCCATCCATTTTTCGATTGAATAGATGTTACTCGTCAGTGTTACATGTGATACAATCCATTCTACATAGGCCAGGCAGAAcgaaatcatcaaaaatatagTAAAGTAAACACAGACTTTTTCCATTTACAAGttttaatcaaatccaaaaAGTTACTCATTTCTATCGATTTTGACTTCTCCAGTCGATGTGAATTGCCCTATTGGTTGCCAGCTCAATgcggaaaaataaatttatggcGCAAATTGTAACAAATCTTGAAGCATGAGAGTCAATTGgcaaaatcaaaacttataaGGAATAGAAGTGAACTAAGGAGAAAAGTGTAAATAAGTTTCTggctaaaaaaatttttttgtagttttgATGCTTGTTTACCTGCAAGAACAGCTTGGATGCCATCCACAAAATTAGAGATTGCTAGGATTGGCATCATAATGGCGACATATTTTACTACTTCGTCTTCATCACTATATGCATGACCCCATAAATTGCGAGCTAGGGTCATCGTCGCTCCTACAATTAGGCCTTCAGTCACAGCCAATGCTACTACGACACATATTGCTAAGCGAGCTGCCTTTGGATGGCCAGCTCCGAGTTCATTTGAGACACGAGTACTATGCAATGGTAGAAATTAAACATTACAATCTCAAGATGATCAATGGGTAGATGTAACAATGAATTTGATTAAGCTTACCTTATAGCAGAACTAAGACCAAATGGAATCATGAACACCATTGCGGCAGTGTTAAGACTGAAGAAGCAGATAATTGTCAGTAATATG belongs to Dioscorea cayenensis subsp. rotundata cultivar TDr96_F1 chromosome 17, TDr96_F1_v2_PseudoChromosome.rev07_lg8_w22 25.fasta, whole genome shotgun sequence and includes:
- the LOC120279946 gene encoding leucine--tRNA ligase, chloroplastic/mitochondrial isoform X3 — protein: MFEIQYQLRFQPPLRFLHASPTPSPAVLLLDLRFPCRRFSRVRCCSGGGNGGSAKPQQLQQRRAYPFDEIEPRWQRYWEENRTFRTPDEDLDMSKPKCYILDMFPYPSGAGLHVGHPLGYTATDILSRFKRMKGFNVLHPMGWDAFGLPAEQYAIETGTHPKVTTIRNIDRFRSQLKLLGFAYDWDREISTTDPEYYKWTQWIFLQLLKRGLAYQAEVPVNWCPALGTVLANEEIVDGVSERGGFPVIRKPMRQWMLKITSYSERLLEDLDDLDWPESIKEMQRNWIGRSEGAELEFHVIGSDGQERGIKLSVYTTRPDTIFGATYLVVAPEHISLASLVPKEQEKQVEEYKELAARKSELERTDLQKEKTGVFSGSYAKNPATGESIPIWIADYVLGSYGTGAIMAVPAHDSRDYEFAVKYDIPIIRVVEPAGTSSNLDGPYVDDGFVINSSNMSSGLNINGLTCKEAAMEVIDWLERTGHGSKKVNYKLRDWLFARQRYWGEPFPVIFLNETGELVPLPESQLPLTLPELDDFTPTGTGEPPLAKATTWVNTIDPISGKPARRETNTMPQWAGSCWYYLRFMDPKNSTAIVNKDKERYWSPVDIYVGGAEHSVLHLLYARFWHKVLYDIGVVSTIEPFQCLINQGLILGEVEYVAYRDAEGRLLSADSVSDVGEYALERIPVEKVTKAGDFYVLKDDPSIRLISRSYKMSKSRGNVINPDDVVSEYGADSLRLYEMFMGPLRDSKAWSTGGIEGVHRFLARIWRLVVGAPLPDGSYRKGTVVTDDKPTLEQLRALHKCIDKVSEEIQETRFNTGISAMMEFINAAYKWDNHPKPIMEAFILLLSPYAPHMAEELWFRLGHSSSLAYENFPEARTEYLKDSSIVLPVQINGKTRGTILVNEDCSEDEAFKLASLDEKLSKYLHGKAIKKRIYVPRRILNVILDQQKKLDFPVVLTCCCEEGN
- the LOC120279946 gene encoding leucine--tRNA ligase, chloroplastic/mitochondrial isoform X4; the protein is MFEIQYQLRFQPPLRFLHASPTPSPAVLLLDLRFPCRRFSRVRCCSGGGNGGSAKPQQLQQRRAYPFDEIEPRWQRYWEENRTFRTPDEDLDMSKPKCYILDMFPYPSGAGLHVGHPLGYTATDILSRFKRMKGFNVLHPMGWDAFGLPAEQYAIETGTHPKVTTIRNIDRFRSQLKLLGFAYDWDREISTTDPEYYKWTQWIFLQLLKRGLAYQAEVPVNWCPALGTVLANEEIVDGVSERGGFPVIRKPMRQWMLKITSYSERLLEDLDDLDWPESIKEMQRNWIGRSEGAELEFHVIGSDGQERGIKLSVYTTRPDTIFGATYLVVAPEHISLASLVPKEQEKQVEEYKELAARKSELERTDLQKEKTGVFSGSYAKNPATGESIPIWIADYVLGSYGTGAIMAVPAHDSRDYEFAVKYDIPIIRVVEPAGTSSNLDGPYVDDGFVINSSNMSSGLNINGLTCKEAAMEVIDWLERTGHGSKKVNYKLRDWLFARQRYWGEPFPVIFLNETGELVPLPESQLPLTLPELDDFTPTGTGEPPLAKATTWVNTIDPISGKPARRETNTMPQWAGSCWYYLRFMDPKNSTAIVNKDKERYWSPVDIYVGGAEHSVLHLLYARFWHKVEYVAYRDAEGRLLSADSVSDVGEYALERIPVEKVTKAGDFYVLKDDPSIRLISRSYKMSKSRGNVINPDDVVSEYGADSLRLYEMFMGPLRDSKAWSTGGIEGVHRFLARIWRLVVGAPLPDGSYRKGTVVTDDKPTLEQLRALHKCIDKVSEEIQETRFNTGISAMMEFINAAYKWDNHPKPIMEAFILLLSPYAPHMAEELWFRLGHSSSLAYENFPEARTEYLKDSSIVLPVQINGKTRGTILVNEDCSEDEAFKLASLDEKLSKYLHGKAIKKRIYVPRRILNVILDQQKKLDFPVVLTCCCEEGN
- the LOC120279946 gene encoding leucine--tRNA ligase, chloroplastic/mitochondrial isoform X1, yielding MFEIQYQLRFQPPLRFLHASPTPSPAVLLLDLRFPCRRFSRVRCCSGGGNGGSAKPQQLQQRRAYPFDEIEPRWQRYWEENRTFRTPDEDLDMSKPKCYILDMFPYPSGAGLHVGHPLGYTATDILSRFKRMKGFNVLHPMGWDAFGLPAEQYAIETGTHPKVTTIRNIDRFRSQLKLLGFAYDWDREISTTDPEYYKWTQWIFLQLLKRGLAYQAEVPVNWCPALGTVLANEEIVDGVSERGGFPVIRKPMRQWMLKITSYSERLLEDLDDLDWPESIKEMQRNWIGRSEGAELEFHVIGSDGQERGIKLSVYTTRPDTIFGATYLVVAPEHISLASLVPKEQEKQVEEYKELAARKSELERTDLQKEKTGVFSGSYAKNPATGESIPIWIADYVLGSYGTGAIMAVPAHDSRDYEFAVKYDIPIIRVVEPAGTSSNLDGPYVDDGFVINSSNMSSGLNINGLTCKEAAMEVIDWLERTGHGSKKVNYKLRDWLFARQRYWGEPFPVIFLNETGELVPLPESQLPLTLPELDDFTPTGTGEPPLAKATTWVNTIDPISGKPARRETNTMPQWAGSCWYYLRFMDPKNSTAIVNKDKERCIALSSLFLAQDMINIYELSLSGLNFYRYWSPVDIYVGGAEHSVLHLLYARFWHKVLYDIGVVSTIEPFQCLINQGLILGEVEYVAYRDAEGRLLSADSVSDVGEYALERIPVEKVTKAGDFYVLKDDPSIRLISRSYKMSKSRGNVINPDDVVSEYGADSLRLYEMFMGPLRDSKAWSTGGIEGVHRFLARIWRLVVGAPLPDGSYRKGTVVTDDKPTLEQLRALHKCIDKVSEEIQETRFNTGISAMMEFINAAYKWDNHPKPIMEAFILLLSPYAPHMAEELWFRLGHSSSLAYENFPEARTEYLKDSSIVLPVQINGKTRGTILVNEDCSEDEAFKLASLDEKLSKYLHGKAIKKRIYVPRRILNVILDQQKKLDFPVVLTCCCEEGN
- the LOC120279946 gene encoding leucine--tRNA ligase, chloroplastic/mitochondrial isoform X2, which gives rise to MFEIQYQLRFQPPLRFLHASPTPSPAVLLLDLRFPCRRFSRVRCCSGGGNGGSAKPQQLQQRRAYPFDEIEPRWQRYWEENRTFRTPDEDLDMSKPKCYILDMFPYPSGAGLHVGHPLGYTATDILSRFKRMKGFNVLHPMGWDAFGLPAEQYAIETGTHPKVTTIRNIDRFRSQLKLLGFAYDWDREISTTDPEYYKWTQWIFLQLLKRGLAYQAEVPVNWCPALGTVLANEEIVDGVSERGGFPVIRKPMRQWMLKITSYSERLLEDLDDLDWPESIKEMQRNWIGRSEGAELEFHVIGSDGQERGIKLSVYTTRPDTIFGATYLVVAPEHISLASLVPKEQEKQVEEYKELAARKSELERTDLQKEKTGVFSGSYAKNPATGESIPIWIADYVLGSYGTGAIMAVPAHDSRDYEFAVKYDIPIIRVVEPAGTSSNLDGPYVDDGFVINSSNMSSGLNINGLTCKEAAMEVIDWLERTGHGSKKVNYKLRDWLFARQRYWGEPFPVIFLNETGELVPLPESQLPLTLPELDDFTPTGTGEPPLAKATTWVNTIDPISGKPARRETNTMPQWAGSCWYYLRFMDPKNSTAIVNKDKERCIALSSLFLAQDMINIYELSLSGLNFYRYWSPVDIYVGGAEHSVLHLLYARFWHKVLYDIGVVSTIEPFQCLINQGLILGEVEYVAYRDAEGRLLSADSVSDVGEYALERIPVEKVTKAGDFYVLKDDPSIRLISRSYKMSKSRGNVINPDDVVSEYGADSLRLYEMFMGPLRDSKAWSTGGIEGVHRFLARIWRLVVGAPLPDGSYRKGTVVTDDKPTLEQLRALHKCIDKVSEEIQETRFNTGISAMMEFINAAYKWDNHPKPIMEAFILLLSPYAPHMAEELWFRLGHSSSLAYENFPEARTEYLKDSSIVLPVQINGKTRGTILVNEDCSEDEAFKLASLDEKLSKYLHGKAIKKRIYVPRRILNVILDQQKVHA